The stretch of DNA ACAAAATAATTTCGTTACACGATAACCACTGACATGAACTGATTTATGCCATATTGCTACACTACCTGAGTAGTAAGCAAAAGTGTGAAGAAAAACAAACGAATACTAGGTTAAGTCTCTATGTAGCATAACTTTTAATGCTTCACAGTCCAGACTTTGACTGTTTCTACGGGTGCTTAAATGTAAGCACCCGTGAACAGATAATGTTATGACAACAAAAATGAAAGGATTACTGCATTAGCGCAATAATTTTTCTACCTGAGGTAACTCTTTAATCCCTTCCTGTGCCGCACTGTCATATCCATAAATATCAGTACGGAATTCAGGCGTACCGCTATTTGACACCCAAGAGGTCATATAATAAAGCTGCACAGGAATCTCTTCACGAATATTGGCATACGTTGTGCTGCCGCGTTTCAGAGTGTTTTGAATTTTATTGTCATCCCAACCCACTTCATTTAACAAAATATTCGCCAGTTCAGATGCTTTATTAACCCGAATACAGCCTGAGCTTAACGCTCTCATATTTTTGTCAAATAAACGATGGTTAGGGGTATCGTGCAAATAAATTGCATCATCATTCGGCATGTTAAACTTGAAACGACCTAATGCATTACCACGACCAGGAGCTTGCTGTAAGCGGTAATTCCCACCCGCTGACCAGTCAATGGTGCTTGGATCAACAACCGTTGCGCCTTTGCCCCAACCGGAATAAACAGTATAACCGCCGCGTTTCAGATATTCTGCATCGCGTTTAGCTTTAGGAACTAAATCTTCACGAATTAATTTAACCGGAACGTTCCATGGTGGGTTAACAACCACGTTGTTTAATGCACTACTCATTAATGGTGTTTTGCGTTTTACAGAACCAACAATAACCCGGGATTCCAGAATCAATTCGCTATTCACATAATAAGCCAGTGAATAATCGGGAATATTAACGAAGATACCGTGATCCATTGAATTTGGTAATAAGCGTAAACGCTGGATATTCAGTGCTAAAATAGCCGCACGGGTTTGCGGAGCCATGTTTAACGCTTCACGAGTCGTGTTACCAATTACACCATCAGTTTCCATGCCATACATTTGTTGGAAACGTTTTACGCCATCCACCAACTCACCACTGTACACCAGTGATACTTTTTTCTTCGGTGCTGACGTTTCCCCTTCTGCAGTTGCATTATGAGAAGTTGTTTCTGCATCACCTTTGATCAGACCGCTGCGCGTTAGGATATCTCTCAATACAGGAACATCTTTATGGCTGTTACCCGGACGCAGGCTTTGCTTGGCAAGTGTCATTTGCGGCCATGGTTGAACATCTTCAACTAACGGCTTTAATGAATCATGCATTTTGCTATAAAAAGTATTTTGCGGAGCTAAACTTTGAATAAACTTATCTGAACTACCATCCTTCACCGCTTGTTGCCATTGACCGATCATTTCGACTGAAGGCGCGGCCATTTTGTAAGAGCCTTTGTTGTATAACCAACGATTGCCATTAGCTTTAACACCCTCAACAAAATGCATATAGCCCAGTAAAGCATCAGACAGTACAGCATCTTTGGCAATGCCAGTAATTTCTGGTTGAGTGAGTAATTTTGCCCACTGACCAAACTGAGGTTGTATGCCCGCCAACGCCATTTCTGCTAGTTGTTGTTCAAACAGTTTCTGAACTTTTTCGTCTTCCCACAGGGATTTCATTTCTGAAGTGGTATAGATCGAGCTCAATTCAGGCATGAACTTTAATGTTACGCCTGCAGGTAATGCCGCAAGTAATGCATCACGCGTTTGAGCAACAACAACAGGATCCTGCACAGGCACTTCAACTGCGGTGGTTTCGGCTGCTACTTGCTCACCTTCCGTTGTAGCTGGCGCTTCAGCAGAAATAGTCGCTGGAGCCTGATTATTCAGGTCTTCATCAGCGGCACATCCGCCCAATGGAAATGCCATCAACGCTGTTAATGTGCATTTAACCGCTAAACTTTTAATAATTTTTCGTTTTACCAACAACATCCTTTGTCCCCTGCTTTTACCAACATATTATTGACCATCGCCACTATGCCCCATTTGAACGTTAAAATGGCTTGATAAACATGCGCTCTTATTAAAACATTTCTACCAAACATCCTGTATAAATTGGCATTCGAAAAATTGGCCGCCTTTCGGCGACCTTAAACACAGATTATCTTAACAAGATAACAATAAACAATAATCTAACATCGTTTTATTGTAACAACTCTTCAGAAACATCTGGTTCATCACTTTTTTTCGCTTCACTTTCAACTTTAGCAGGCTCTTTATCGGCTGCAAACCCTTTAAGGCCAACCACATGAACATGTTCATGATTCTGGAATACCTTACGAACCAACTTATAGGTTGTTCCCTTCTCCGGACTAATGTTCTCCGGAGCCGCGATCACCAACTGCATCTCTAAACGATCGCAAAGCTCAAACAGTGTCGCAATAGAGTTGGCATCCAGACGCGCGGCTTCATCCAGGAACAGCAGACGACATGGCGAAATATCTTTCCCACGTAGACGCCTTGATTCCTCTTCCCAGCTCTGAACCACCATCACCAAAATTGACATCCCAGTACCGATAGCTTCACCGGTTGACAAGGCTCCACTTTCTGCACGCAACCAGCCGTCAGAGCCGCGATACACTTCAACTTCCAGCTCCAGATAGTTACGATAGTCCAGCAACTCTTCACCAATGGTTTGGGCTGTGCGCTGCCCCATATCAATATGTGGATTCAAGCGCTGGTAAAGTTTGGCTAAAGCTTCAGAGAAGGTTAAACGGTTACTGCTAAACAGATCCTGATGCTGCTCTTGCTGTTCAGAAAGAACTTCAAGCAATGTCGCATGAGCTTCACGCACATTCACATTCAAACGCACGCTCTTAACCTGACCAAAGGCCACGGCCTGTAAGCCCTGGTTCAACATACGAATACGATTCTGTTCGCGCTGAATAGTTTTGCGAATAATGTTTGCTACGCTCTTGGAACTGATAGCCAGCTTCTGCTCACGGGCCGTTAACTCTTCCGTCAGGCGGGCCAGTTCGATTTCCATTTGTTCAATGGCTTCAACCGGATCGTCGGTACGAATAATATCCTGACGAATACGCTCACGCAGATGCTGGTAAACCGCAATATAGAACTGAATTTTTCGTTCCGGGCGTTTAGGATCTTCCGAGGCTCTAAGTACATCACGTAAATGTTCGTTATCAGCAACGGCCAGGCGCAATGCACCTAATGCTTTATCCGACATTGAACGCAGTTCGTCTGCATCCATATAGGCTAATTCACGACGATGCAGACGACGTTCAACATCATTATCTTTAACCAGACGCATGACCAGACACCAACCGGCTTTCGCGGTTACCACCTGTTCACGAATCTGATGATATTCACGTTCGGCTTTACGTAAGCGCTTCTGTAAATTATCCATTTCGGCTTCACAGAAGGTAATTTGTTTTTCTAACTGATTACAGCGCTGGCGATTCTGATGAAGTCCGGCATACAGCTCATCACGACGTTGTTTAGCTCTGGCTTCAGCATCTGGATCGGCCTGAACACCAATATCCTGCAGCTCCTGCCCTAACTCTTTCAGCATCTCTCGTTTAGCATCGTAAGAACTCTTAAGGGATGCTAATACCTGATTAAACTGTGCTGCCTGAGCCTGATAAGATTTTAACTGCTCTCTGGCGCGACTACGTTCAGCTTCCGCCTGTTCCAGACGCTGACGCAGCTTATCATTCAAATCAGAGTTTTCCGTCAGCATGCCAGCAGAATCACTGTAACTGAAGTGAACCCGGCGCTGTACCACTTCCGTCAATGCGAAAGCCTGCTGCTTGGCCTGACGCTGCACGGTTTGTGCCTGAGCATAGCTAGCCTGTAAATTCTCATGCTGCGTTGGGTCGCTTTGCAGCACGGCAACTAACGGCTCAAGTTTGTTTAACGTGTTGCCATGTTGTTGAACATAGCGGGCAGCTTCCTGCGCCTCTTCCAGATCTTCCCGAATAACGTCAACACGCTCAGTCAGGGAGTCATCACCCATCAGATGTAACAATGGCATGATGCGGTTTAACTGGCTGATGCTCTCTTTGGTCTGATCGAGTTGCTGCTTATGCTGACGTTCCTGCCCTTCATGACCATTTAGCTCACGCTCAATCTCATTACGACGGGAAGTTAACTGGCGTATTTCCGCTTCCGGATCGCTTTCAAACACTACCGAAAGATGTGTACCTACAAAACGGCTAAAGCTTTGGTGTAGACGCTGCGTTTTTTGTACATCAAAAGAGATAGTGGCATAACGTTCTGCCAGCTCTTCACGCTCAGTACTCAATACTTCCAGACGATTCTCACGTGCTGCCCGACCAAATAATGGCACCTCAGGGAAACGTGAATAACGCCACTGGCGATCGGAAACTTTAACAACGATTGCGCCCGTGAGCTCTTCCGCTTCAAAGACGCTGTCATCAAATGACTGGGGATCCCCTTCAATCAGATACAAATCTTCCGGGCAATCTTCCAGAGAATCTAAATGTTCGCGTAACAGAGAAAGGTCCGGAACTACGATACCGTGAC from Limnobaculum xujianqingii encodes:
- the ldtD gene encoding L,D-transpeptidase; the protein is MLLVKRKIIKSLAVKCTLTALMAFPLGGCAADEDLNNQAPATISAEAPATTEGEQVAAETTAVEVPVQDPVVVAQTRDALLAALPAGVTLKFMPELSSIYTTSEMKSLWEDEKVQKLFEQQLAEMALAGIQPQFGQWAKLLTQPEITGIAKDAVLSDALLGYMHFVEGVKANGNRWLYNKGSYKMAAPSVEMIGQWQQAVKDGSSDKFIQSLAPQNTFYSKMHDSLKPLVEDVQPWPQMTLAKQSLRPGNSHKDVPVLRDILTRSGLIKGDAETTSHNATAEGETSAPKKKVSLVYSGELVDGVKRFQQMYGMETDGVIGNTTREALNMAPQTRAAILALNIQRLRLLPNSMDHGIFVNIPDYSLAYYVNSELILESRVIVGSVKRKTPLMSSALNNVVVNPPWNVPVKLIREDLVPKAKRDAEYLKRGGYTVYSGWGKGATVVDPSTIDWSAGGNYRLQQAPGRGNALGRFKFNMPNDDAIYLHDTPNHRLFDKNMRALSSGCIRVNKASELANILLNEVGWDDNKIQNTLKRGSTTYANIREEIPVQLYYMTSWVSNSGTPEFRTDIYGYDSAAQEGIKELPQVEKLLR
- the mukB gene encoding chromosome partition protein MukB, producing the protein MIERGKFRSLTLVNWNGFFARTFDLDELVTTLSGGNGAGKSTTMAAFVTALIPDLTLLHFRNTTEAGATSGSRDKGLYGKLKAGVCYATLDVVNSRHQRVICGVRLQQVAGRDKKVDIKPFTISGLPAAIQPTQILTETVGERQARVLPLPELKERVEAIEGVQFKQFNSIADYHALMFDLGVIPKRLRSSSDRSKFYRLIEASLYGGISSAITRSLRDYLLPENSGVRKAFQDMESALRENRMTLEAIRVTQSDRDLFKHLISEATSYVAADYMRHANERRVYLDGALVLRRELLTSRAQLVTEQYRHVEMARELAEQSGAQSDLEMDYQAASDHLNLVQTAMRQQEKIERYQGDLDELTYRLEEQNEVVAESSEQLAEYQARTEGSELEVDELKSQLADYQQALDVQQTRAIQYQQALTALERAREVCQLPELTADNADEWLETFTAREQEATEALLALEQKLSVADAAHSQFEEAYQLVCKMAGEVSRADAWKTAKELLRDWSSQQHQAERVNALRIQLSELEQRLREQQDAERLLQEFCKKAGHDYQLEELEEVRSELEMRLEELSQGAASFGEQRMTLRQELDQANSRIKQLSDRAPVWITAQDALTQLSEQCGESLENSAQITEQMQYLLERERETTVERDQISQQKSLIEQQIERLSQPSGAEDSRLLALAERFGGVLLSEIYDDVVLDDAPYFSALYGPARHGIVVPDLSLLREHLDSLEDCPEDLYLIEGDPQSFDDSVFEAEELTGAIVVKVSDRQWRYSRFPEVPLFGRAARENRLEVLSTEREELAERYATISFDVQKTQRLHQSFSRFVGTHLSVVFESDPEAEIRQLTSRRNEIERELNGHEGQERQHKQQLDQTKESISQLNRIMPLLHLMGDDSLTERVDVIREDLEEAQEAARYVQQHGNTLNKLEPLVAVLQSDPTQHENLQASYAQAQTVQRQAKQQAFALTEVVQRRVHFSYSDSAGMLTENSDLNDKLRQRLEQAEAERSRAREQLKSYQAQAAQFNQVLASLKSSYDAKREMLKELGQELQDIGVQADPDAEARAKQRRDELYAGLHQNRQRCNQLEKQITFCEAEMDNLQKRLRKAEREYHQIREQVVTAKAGWCLVMRLVKDNDVERRLHRRELAYMDADELRSMSDKALGALRLAVADNEHLRDVLRASEDPKRPERKIQFYIAVYQHLRERIRQDIIRTDDPVEAIEQMEIELARLTEELTAREQKLAISSKSVANIIRKTIQREQNRIRMLNQGLQAVAFGQVKSVRLNVNVREAHATLLEVLSEQQEQHQDLFSSNRLTFSEALAKLYQRLNPHIDMGQRTAQTIGEELLDYRNYLELEVEVYRGSDGWLRAESGALSTGEAIGTGMSILVMVVQSWEEESRRLRGKDISPCRLLFLDEAARLDANSIATLFELCDRLEMQLVIAAPENISPEKGTTYKLVRKVFQNHEHVHVVGLKGFAADKEPAKVESEAKKSDEPDVSEELLQ